One genomic window of Glycine soja cultivar W05 chromosome 9, ASM419377v2, whole genome shotgun sequence includes the following:
- the LOC114368010 gene encoding uncharacterized protein LOC114368010 isoform X2 has translation MPGTIMVSVLEFMDLPLSSSTFIRASLGKIEYQVNDKGNLSFPLTSLRDDLIFQILDSEGNEISHTGVQIKLILEKGVLEDNFPLGGGHLRLKLQFILSDEERDRIRSLRQSALKKKHDELLSSSRRGEESDSRTVIGNAALPFRRNDEVSESPKIQHQHEADPQSRGPAGSGDGKESETRSVVGAQLEQKKQLTTNIADQYRESSYTKPVSQNVTLTQLQQKGKKPAYQSSSPDRSPSEKHPQRGIGSEEIAVLFGSEKKDALTSNLTQPKIEESDLQYSKKRTSLGRIPSNVKKMISAFEGGLDQDKRPQIKPPPTKQQESSIERRDSSKTQHLEQDKSKNIDPADLQERVKSASLNEANDGTGTEESEYEKIQETKESKPKTSDNNGDENSGGPFNQVVKVAIIIGFGLLVLLTRQRKRRMKKKSS, from the exons ATGCCAGGAACCATCATGGTTTCAG TACTGGAATTCATGGATCTTCCATTATCTTCATCAACATTCATAAGGG CTTCCTTGGGGAAAATAGAGTACCAAGTGAATGACAAGGGAAACTTATCCTT CCCCTTAACTAGCCTCCGCGATGATTTGATCTTCCAAATTCTTGATTCTGAGGGGAATGAAATATCACATACAG GTGttcaaataaaattgatattggAGAAAGGTGTTTTGGAAGACAACTTTCCCCTTGGAGGTGGCCATCTGCGTTTGAAGTTGCAATTCATCCTTAGTGATGAAGAGCGCGACAGAATTCGTTCATTG AGACAATCtgcattaaagaaaaaacatgatGAGCTTCTTAGTTCCAGTAGAAGAGGTGAAGAAAGCGATAGTAGAACCGTGATTGGAAATGCTGCATTGCCCTTCCGCAGAAATGATGAGGTCTCAG AATCACCAAAGATACAACATCAACACGAAGCAGATCCCCAATCGCGAGGTCCTGCTGGTTCCGGAGACGGCAAAGAATCTGAAACTAGAAGTGTAGTTGGAGCTCAGCTTGAGCAGAAAAAGCAGCTAACCACA AACATTGCAGATCAATATAGGGAGTCCTCATACACAAAACCTGTGTCACAAAATGTTACTCTCACTCAATTACAGCAAAAGGGTAAGAAGCCTGCTTATCAGTCATCATCTCCAGATCGATCACCATCTGAGAAACATCCTCAGAGAGGTATTGGTTCGGAAGAAATTGCAGTTTTGTTTGGCTCAGAAAAAAAAGATGCCCTGACAAGTAATCTGACACAACctaaaatagaggaaagtgATCTTCAGTATTCTAAGAAGAGGACCTCACTGGGGAGAATTCCAAGTAAtgtgaagaaaatgataagtgCCTTTGAAGGTGGATTGGATCAG GATAAGAGACCTCAGATTAAACCACCTCCAACAAAACAACAAGAAAGTTCAATTGAAAGAAGAGATTCTTCCAAGACTCAGCATTTGGAGCAAGATAAGTCAAAGAACATAGACCCAGCAGACTTGCAAGAAAGGGTGAAAAGTGCCTCCCTG AATGAAGCAAATGATGGAACTGGAACTGAGGAGAGCGAGTATGAAAAGATACAGGAAACTAAAGAATCAAAGCCCAAGACTTCTGATAATAATGGAGATGAAAATTCTGGAGGACCATTTAATCAG GTAGTAAAAGTTGCAATCATTATAGGATTTGGATTACTTGTTCTCCTAAccagacaaagaaaaagaag aatgaagaagaagagttccTGA
- the LOC114368010 gene encoding uncharacterized protein LOC114368010 isoform X1, translated as MPGTIMVSVLEFMDLPLSSSTFIRASLGKIEYQVNDKGNLSFPLTSLRDDLIFQILDSEGNEISHTGVQIKLILEKGVLEDNFPLGGGHLRLKLQFILSDEERDRIRSLRQSALKKKHDELLSSSRRGEESDSRTVIGNAALPFRRNDEVSESPKIQHQHEADPQSRGPAGSGDGKESETRSVVGAQLEQKKQLTTNIADQYRESSYTKPVSQNVTLTQLQQKGKKPAYQSSSPDRSPSEKHPQRGIGSEEIAVLFGSEKKDALTSNLTQPKIEESDLQYSKKRTSLGRIPSNVKKMISAFEGGLDQDKRPQIKPPPTKQQESSIERRDSSKTQHLEQDKSKNIDPADLQERVKSASLNEANDGTGTEESEYEKIQETKESKPKTSDNNGDENSGGPFNQVVKVAIIIGFGLLVLLTRQRKRSNGDRQKDVFNFLNLPE; from the exons ATGCCAGGAACCATCATGGTTTCAG TACTGGAATTCATGGATCTTCCATTATCTTCATCAACATTCATAAGGG CTTCCTTGGGGAAAATAGAGTACCAAGTGAATGACAAGGGAAACTTATCCTT CCCCTTAACTAGCCTCCGCGATGATTTGATCTTCCAAATTCTTGATTCTGAGGGGAATGAAATATCACATACAG GTGttcaaataaaattgatattggAGAAAGGTGTTTTGGAAGACAACTTTCCCCTTGGAGGTGGCCATCTGCGTTTGAAGTTGCAATTCATCCTTAGTGATGAAGAGCGCGACAGAATTCGTTCATTG AGACAATCtgcattaaagaaaaaacatgatGAGCTTCTTAGTTCCAGTAGAAGAGGTGAAGAAAGCGATAGTAGAACCGTGATTGGAAATGCTGCATTGCCCTTCCGCAGAAATGATGAGGTCTCAG AATCACCAAAGATACAACATCAACACGAAGCAGATCCCCAATCGCGAGGTCCTGCTGGTTCCGGAGACGGCAAAGAATCTGAAACTAGAAGTGTAGTTGGAGCTCAGCTTGAGCAGAAAAAGCAGCTAACCACA AACATTGCAGATCAATATAGGGAGTCCTCATACACAAAACCTGTGTCACAAAATGTTACTCTCACTCAATTACAGCAAAAGGGTAAGAAGCCTGCTTATCAGTCATCATCTCCAGATCGATCACCATCTGAGAAACATCCTCAGAGAGGTATTGGTTCGGAAGAAATTGCAGTTTTGTTTGGCTCAGAAAAAAAAGATGCCCTGACAAGTAATCTGACACAACctaaaatagaggaaagtgATCTTCAGTATTCTAAGAAGAGGACCTCACTGGGGAGAATTCCAAGTAAtgtgaagaaaatgataagtgCCTTTGAAGGTGGATTGGATCAG GATAAGAGACCTCAGATTAAACCACCTCCAACAAAACAACAAGAAAGTTCAATTGAAAGAAGAGATTCTTCCAAGACTCAGCATTTGGAGCAAGATAAGTCAAAGAACATAGACCCAGCAGACTTGCAAGAAAGGGTGAAAAGTGCCTCCCTG AATGAAGCAAATGATGGAACTGGAACTGAGGAGAGCGAGTATGAAAAGATACAGGAAACTAAAGAATCAAAGCCCAAGACTTCTGATAATAATGGAGATGAAAATTCTGGAGGACCATTTAATCAG GTAGTAAAAGTTGCAATCATTATAGGATTTGGATTACTTGTTCTCCTAAccagacaaagaaaaagaag TAATGGAGACAGGCAAAAGGATGTATTTAACTTTCTGAATTTaccagaatga
- the LOC114368010 gene encoding uncharacterized protein LOC114368010 isoform X3, translating to MPGTIMVSVLEFMDLPLSSSTFIRASLGKIEYQVNDKGNLSFPLTSLRDDLIFQILDSEGNEISHTGVQIKLILEKGVLEDNFPLGGGHLRLKLQFILSDEERDRIRSLRQSALKKKHDELLSSSRRGEESDSRTVIGNAALPFRRNDEVSESPKIQHQHEADPQSRGPAGSGDGKESETRSVVGAQLEQKKQLTTNIADQYRESSYTKPVSQNVTLTQLQQKGKKPAYQSSSPDRSPSEKHPQRGIGSEEIAVLFGSEKKDALTSNLTQPKIEESDLQYSKKRTSLGRIPSNVKKMISAFEGGLDQDKRPQIKPPPTKQQESSIERRDSSKTQHLEQDKSKNIDPADLQERVKSASLNEANDGTGTEESEYEKIQETKESKPKTSDNNGDENSGGPFNQVIICQTKREEQNIRT from the exons ATGCCAGGAACCATCATGGTTTCAG TACTGGAATTCATGGATCTTCCATTATCTTCATCAACATTCATAAGGG CTTCCTTGGGGAAAATAGAGTACCAAGTGAATGACAAGGGAAACTTATCCTT CCCCTTAACTAGCCTCCGCGATGATTTGATCTTCCAAATTCTTGATTCTGAGGGGAATGAAATATCACATACAG GTGttcaaataaaattgatattggAGAAAGGTGTTTTGGAAGACAACTTTCCCCTTGGAGGTGGCCATCTGCGTTTGAAGTTGCAATTCATCCTTAGTGATGAAGAGCGCGACAGAATTCGTTCATTG AGACAATCtgcattaaagaaaaaacatgatGAGCTTCTTAGTTCCAGTAGAAGAGGTGAAGAAAGCGATAGTAGAACCGTGATTGGAAATGCTGCATTGCCCTTCCGCAGAAATGATGAGGTCTCAG AATCACCAAAGATACAACATCAACACGAAGCAGATCCCCAATCGCGAGGTCCTGCTGGTTCCGGAGACGGCAAAGAATCTGAAACTAGAAGTGTAGTTGGAGCTCAGCTTGAGCAGAAAAAGCAGCTAACCACA AACATTGCAGATCAATATAGGGAGTCCTCATACACAAAACCTGTGTCACAAAATGTTACTCTCACTCAATTACAGCAAAAGGGTAAGAAGCCTGCTTATCAGTCATCATCTCCAGATCGATCACCATCTGAGAAACATCCTCAGAGAGGTATTGGTTCGGAAGAAATTGCAGTTTTGTTTGGCTCAGAAAAAAAAGATGCCCTGACAAGTAATCTGACACAACctaaaatagaggaaagtgATCTTCAGTATTCTAAGAAGAGGACCTCACTGGGGAGAATTCCAAGTAAtgtgaagaaaatgataagtgCCTTTGAAGGTGGATTGGATCAG GATAAGAGACCTCAGATTAAACCACCTCCAACAAAACAACAAGAAAGTTCAATTGAAAGAAGAGATTCTTCCAAGACTCAGCATTTGGAGCAAGATAAGTCAAAGAACATAGACCCAGCAGACTTGCAAGAAAGGGTGAAAAGTGCCTCCCTG AATGAAGCAAATGATGGAACTGGAACTGAGGAGAGCGAGTATGAAAAGATACAGGAAACTAAAGAATCAAAGCCCAAGACTTCTGATAATAATGGAGATGAAAATTCTGGAGGACCATTTAATCAGGTTATAATCTGTCAAACTAAAAGAGAAGAACAGAAC ATAAGAACATGA
- the LOC114425911 gene encoding GATA transcription factor 21-like yields the protein MIPTYRYSVSSPMPIDLNEDHTHHVFSTSHQASSSSSSLSFSILFNPDHQGQGGSCCHWESKHLQSDEEAQKIVPSSESWEHPVSEKDENRSDLKLRVWKKEDKCENFQVEDNSTKWMPLKMRMMRRMMVSDQTGFDTEGMISNSKQIKNEEKNPPLTPLGTDDSNNYNSSANHSKITVRVCSDCHTTKTPLWRSGPKGPKTLCNACGIRQRKARRAIAVAATANGMNPVEAEKSQVKKGNKLHSKGMKSKTKGAPHMKKKRKLGAKYRKRFGAFEDLTVRLSKNLALQKVFPPDEKEAAILLMALSYGLLHGFPTDRYVNYLDL from the exons ATGATACCAACTTATCGTTACTCAGTGTCTTCGCCTATGCCTATAGATCTTAATGAAGATCACACCCACCACGTCTTCAGTACAAGCCATCAAGcctcttcttcgtcttcttctcTATCTTTTTCTATTCTCTTCAACCCGGATCATCAAGGTCAAGGAGGATCTTGTTGCCACTGGGAATCAAAGCACTTacaaagtgatgaagag GCCCAGAAGATTGTTCCTTCTAGTGAATCATGGGAGCATCCAGTATCTGAAAAGGATGAAAACAGAAGTGATCTCAAGCTGAGAGTTTGGAAGAAAGAAGATAAGTGTGAAAATTTTCAAGTTGAAGATAATTCAACTAAGTGGATGCCTTTAAAGATGAGAATGATGCGGAGGATGATGGTGTCAGATCAAACGGGTTTTGATACAGAAGGCATGATCTCTAACTCTAAGCAgatcaagaatgaagagaaaaacCCACCACTGACACCTCTAGGAACTGATGATAGTAATAACTACAATTCTTCTGCAAACCACAGCAAGATCACTGTTAGGGTTTGTTCTGATTGCCACACCACTAAGACCCCTCTCTGGAGAAGTGGACCAAAAGGTCCAAAG ACACTTTGCAATGCTTGTGGAATTCGACAAAGGAAGGCAAGGCGTGCCATTGCCGTGGCTGCAACGGCAAACGGAATGAATCCAGTGGAGGCTGAGAAATCTCAAGTAAAGAAAGGAAACAAATTGCATAGCAAAGGGATGAAGTCCAAAACTAAGGGTGCACCacatatgaaaaagaagcgCAAACTTGGAGCGAAGTATAGAAAGAGGTTTGGTGCTTTTGAGGATTTGACAGTGAGATTGAGTAAGAACTTGGCTCTCCAAAAAGTCTTCCCTCCGGATGAGAAGGaggctgcaatcttgctcatgGCTTTATCTTATGGCCTTCTTCATGGCTTTCCCACAGATCGTTACGTCAATTACTTAGATTTATGA